One part of the Salinivirga cyanobacteriivorans genome encodes these proteins:
- a CDS encoding S66 peptidase family protein, whose product MTITNFTRPSTIQEGDTIGILSTARAIEQEELLKAKKHLNEKGFNVIYGATIGAKHHQFAGDDELRLNDLQTMIDTPEVDAIICARGGYGTARLLEQINWSNFKENPKWIMGYSDITALHNALSQMGIMSLHGIMPINIKDDESKQALDKALAIMCGQSSFSLDLQSHKLNHSAPARGILTGGNLSMLYSLRGTKYDFESRQRILFIEDLDEYLYHIDRMMVNFKLSHILTNISALVVGGMTDMNDNTIAYGYTAEEIIESHMEEDIPLFFNAPFGHFPGNHPLVCGAQGNISNENNQWRLNYKL is encoded by the coding sequence ATGACAATTACTAATTTCACCCGCCCTTCAACTATTCAGGAAGGAGATACAATTGGAATTCTATCAACAGCAAGAGCCATCGAACAGGAGGAATTGCTAAAGGCTAAAAAACACTTAAATGAAAAAGGTTTTAATGTAATTTATGGCGCTACCATAGGTGCAAAGCATCACCAATTTGCCGGCGATGATGAGCTTAGGCTAAACGACCTGCAAACCATGATTGACACACCTGAAGTAGATGCAATAATTTGCGCAAGGGGTGGCTATGGTACCGCCAGGTTGCTGGAGCAAATAAACTGGTCAAACTTTAAAGAGAATCCCAAATGGATAATGGGATATTCTGACATTACAGCACTGCACAATGCACTTTCCCAGATGGGCATCATGAGCTTGCATGGCATAATGCCAATAAATATTAAGGACGATGAAAGTAAGCAGGCTCTTGATAAAGCATTGGCAATTATGTGTGGTCAATCATCATTCAGCTTAGACTTACAATCTCATAAGCTTAACCACAGTGCACCTGCCAGGGGCATACTCACTGGAGGAAATCTGTCTATGCTTTATAGCCTCAGGGGAACCAAATATGATTTTGAATCGCGGCAACGTATTTTATTTATCGAAGATCTGGATGAATACCTATACCATATAGATCGTATGATGGTAAACTTTAAATTAAGCCATATTTTGACCAACATTTCGGCCCTTGTCGTTGGAGGAATGACGGACATGAACGACAACACAATTGCATATGGCTATACGGCAGAAGAAATAATTGAAAGTCATATGGAAGAAGATATTCCTTTGTTTTTCAATGCGCCGTTCGGTCATTTCCCGGGAAACCACCCCCTGGTATGTGGCGCACAAGGAAACATTTCAAATGAAAACAACCAATGGAGATTAAACTATAAGTTATGA
- a CDS encoding DUF3147 family protein, whose protein sequence is MELPVFQILQSFFIAGFWIAGATLLAEKLGSKAGGAIANLPSTILVSLVYVAIVRNPEYASEAALAAPLGMAVNTLFLFLFIVMLKFNLIWALLTSLAFWFAMAGTISLVGNITVFFSLSFYFIAMGSAFYLLEYRLKIPSAGKQTRTFRWWALFVRALFAGTVVASTVIISTFANSFWTGIFSTFPAVMLSTMTILTISQGAKFARAVGKTMVLASINIVIYAIAIHYFYPTVGVLLGTIISFLIALLFIVLIRPYLLRMR, encoded by the coding sequence ATGGAATTGCCAGTTTTTCAAATACTTCAATCTTTCTTTATTGCCGGCTTTTGGATCGCCGGGGCTACACTGCTCGCCGAAAAACTAGGTAGCAAGGCAGGTGGGGCCATTGCCAATTTACCCTCAACCATATTGGTTTCGCTTGTTTATGTGGCTATAGTGAGGAATCCGGAATACGCTTCAGAGGCTGCTTTAGCTGCCCCGCTCGGCATGGCAGTAAATACGCTTTTTCTGTTTCTGTTTATCGTAATGCTTAAATTTAATTTAATTTGGGCCCTTTTAACTTCACTTGCCTTTTGGTTTGCAATGGCAGGAACAATTTCCCTTGTAGGCAATATTACAGTGTTTTTTTCGCTCAGTTTCTACTTTATTGCCATGGGCAGCGCATTTTATTTATTGGAATACCGGCTAAAGATACCTTCAGCTGGCAAGCAAACCCGAACTTTCCGATGGTGGGCACTCTTCGTAAGAGCCCTGTTTGCTGGTACCGTTGTAGCTTCTACTGTTATCATCAGTACTTTTGCCAATAGTTTCTGGACAGGCATTTTTTCTACTTTTCCTGCAGTCATGCTTAGCACTATGACTATATTGACCATTTCTCAAGGCGCAAAATTTGCCCGGGCCGTGGGAAAAACTATGGTTTTGGCCTCAATAAACATCGTAATTTATGCCATTGCAATTCACTATTTTTATCCGACAGTAGGGGTTTTATTGGGCACAATTATTTCTTTTTTAATTGCCTTGCTGTTTATTGTTTTGATCAGACCGTATTTGTTGCGAATGCGGTAA
- a CDS encoding nucleoside deaminase: MIGDEFFMKMAFQEAQLASEEDEIPVGAIITCHNRVISKAHNQTEQLNDVTAHAEMLAFTSAAEALGAKYLTDCTLYVTLEPCVMCAGAAFWTQISKIVYAAPDPKRGFSKQGSLLHPKTIIEQGPFAIESEALLKKFFAGKR, encoded by the coding sequence ATGATCGGAGATGAATTTTTTATGAAAATGGCCTTTCAGGAGGCTCAGTTGGCTTCTGAGGAGGACGAAATTCCTGTTGGTGCAATAATAACCTGTCATAATCGTGTGATTTCAAAAGCGCATAACCAAACTGAACAATTGAATGATGTAACCGCCCATGCAGAGATGCTTGCATTTACTTCTGCTGCTGAAGCGCTTGGTGCCAAATATCTTACTGATTGTACGCTTTATGTTACACTCGAACCATGCGTAATGTGTGCGGGTGCCGCTTTTTGGACTCAAATCTCAAAAATTGTTTACGCAGCTCCTGATCCCAAAAGAGGGTTTTCGAAGCAGGGTAGTTTATTACACCCCAAAACTATTATCGAACAGGGACCCTTTGCCATTGAATCTGAAGCTTTATTAAAAAAATTCTTTGCTGGCAAACGATAA
- a CDS encoding YraN family protein, producing MSQHSETGKWGEALAVDFFAKKKFKIEATNWHWHNKEIDLIVSNQREIIFVEVKTRTAGVLAKPEEALTRAKQKHLLQAANAYIIDHDINKEARFDVITIWINGKQHNLKHTPNAFGPQW from the coding sequence ATGAGTCAGCACTCAGAAACAGGAAAATGGGGAGAGGCACTTGCTGTAGATTTTTTTGCCAAAAAAAAATTTAAAATTGAAGCAACAAACTGGCACTGGCACAACAAGGAGATAGACCTGATCGTGAGCAACCAGCGTGAAATAATATTTGTGGAGGTTAAAACCCGCACAGCCGGGGTACTGGCCAAACCAGAGGAAGCACTTACAAGAGCAAAACAAAAGCACTTGCTGCAAGCGGCAAATGCATACATTATAGATCATGATATAAATAAAGAAGCTCGTTTTGATGTAATTACTATTTGGATCAACGGAAAACAACACAACCTGAAACACACTCCAAATGCCTTTGGTCCCCAATGGTAA
- a CDS encoding glutathione peroxidase translates to MRFFHLFAFMVITVMGVSQNNTLHDFKVTDITGNEFDLAVLDGKKVMVVNTASECGLTPQYEGLEALYKKYKDQDFVIVGFPANNFMNQEPGTDKEIAAFCEKNYGVTFPMMSKISVKGDDQHELYAWLTQRALNGVKDSKVKWNFQKYLINPDGTLAKVFSPRTKPQSEEIIEWIEE, encoded by the coding sequence ATGCGTTTCTTTCATTTATTTGCTTTTATGGTGATTACAGTTATGGGTGTATCACAAAATAACACTTTGCATGATTTCAAGGTTACAGATATCACTGGCAACGAATTTGATCTGGCGGTACTGGATGGAAAAAAAGTAATGGTGGTTAATACTGCCTCAGAATGTGGTCTTACGCCCCAGTATGAAGGACTCGAAGCTTTATACAAAAAATATAAAGATCAGGACTTTGTAATTGTTGGTTTTCCTGCCAATAATTTTATGAACCAGGAACCAGGTACCGATAAGGAAATTGCTGCCTTTTGTGAAAAGAATTATGGCGTAACTTTTCCTATGATGTCAAAAATATCTGTTAAGGGTGATGATCAGCATGAATTATATGCATGGCTTACCCAAAGAGCTTTGAATGGTGTAAAAGATTCAAAGGTTAAGTGGAACTTTCAAAAATATTTGATCAATCCCGATGGTACGCTTGCAAAAGTATTTTCACCACGCACTAAGCCACAATCTGAGGAAATAATTGAGTGGATTGAAGAATAA
- a CDS encoding choice-of-anchor J domain-containing protein, producing the protein MKKILSLIISLLALAVLFTACEEEEDDFYTGTTIYVSDTDYYILDPGVSGTINTSKSSIDVEISLSGNVITTVTTQDGAGQYTLTQADLGNPNTGEDTVVRFATKVDGGDAARYVTFIVENPLILDGPSNFYPAEDTTIYLKYSIADDCTAPTSLTITEAVNDGAPVDITGSLGMVDDSIPVNLTPSMINDTLYYTWTFSNSNGTLEAEHMLAIIVKRAWDFEEYDAWSQDFAPWVLEDRDGLPQYGVSAFDYPGSGDPAAYTIFSFEAAEEPEGWEPNSGDKMAFCMAAVPDGGNGNDDWMISDNFDIEDGYELSLYARSITDSYGLERLIIKVVDNADDTETIMTSSPYSEVPTDWTNFKYDLSAFAGKNIRVEIGCVSVDAFALFIDDFEIMTGEGKSVFKNSFENKPSFVPADLKKVRP; encoded by the coding sequence ATGAAAAAAATACTCTCATTAATAATTAGCTTACTCGCCCTTGCAGTGCTGTTTACCGCCTGTGAGGAAGAGGAGGATGATTTTTATACTGGTACGACAATTTATGTATCAGACACCGACTATTATATCCTTGATCCCGGAGTAAGCGGTACGATTAATACGTCAAAATCAAGTATTGACGTGGAAATTAGTTTAAGTGGAAATGTTATTACCACCGTAACTACACAAGACGGAGCTGGCCAATACACTTTAACACAAGCAGATTTGGGCAATCCAAATACAGGAGAAGACACAGTCGTTCGCTTTGCCACAAAAGTAGATGGTGGTGATGCTGCAAGGTATGTTACTTTTATTGTTGAGAATCCATTGATTCTTGATGGCCCCAGTAACTTCTATCCTGCAGAGGACACTACTATTTATTTGAAGTATTCTATAGCCGATGATTGTACGGCTCCTACTTCTTTGACCATTACCGAGGCTGTAAACGATGGCGCTCCAGTTGATATTACTGGTTCATTAGGTATGGTGGATGATTCTATTCCTGTAAACCTTACTCCAAGTATGATCAATGATACTTTATATTATACCTGGACGTTCTCTAATAGCAATGGAACTCTTGAGGCTGAACACATGCTTGCCATTATTGTAAAACGCGCATGGGACTTTGAAGAATACGACGCATGGTCGCAAGATTTTGCTCCATGGGTACTTGAAGACCGTGATGGTTTACCACAATATGGTGTTAGTGCATTTGATTATCCTGGTTCAGGTGATCCAGCTGCCTATACCATCTTTAGTTTTGAGGCTGCAGAGGAACCCGAAGGTTGGGAACCCAACAGCGGCGATAAAATGGCCTTCTGTATGGCAGCAGTGCCTGATGGAGGTAATGGTAACGATGACTGGATGATCAGTGACAATTTTGATATTGAGGACGGATATGAACTTTCACTGTATGCTCGTTCAATTACTGATAGTTATGGTCTGGAGAGGCTTATAATAAAGGTTGTTGATAACGCTGATGATACTGAGACTATCATGACATCATCGCCTTACTCTGAAGTTCCTACTGACTGGACTAATTTTAAGTATGATCTATCAGCTTTTGCCGGAAAAAATATCAGAGTAGAAATTGGCTGTGTATCTGTAGATGCATTTGCACTGTTCATTGATGACTTTGAGATTATGACAGGCGAAGGAAAATCGGTTTTCAAAAACAGTTTTGAAAATAAACCTTCATTCGTACCAGCAGATCTTAAAAAAGTTCGCCCATAA
- a CDS encoding SusD/RagB family nutrient-binding outer membrane lipoprotein: MKKKFQNIFSLLIVGLLMFTACTDDWEEMNTDPNNPTTVPGTNLLAQSIRYFGDYYYDAWFNMNNVSTYAGHLGKIQYIDESRYYERESVINTAWADLYRVAIDLENAKKFARQEGNPNLEAAALTFQSLVLQIGTDSWRDMPFTEAIRGLNEITTPAYDEQETIYPALMDSLAKANTIFNEGSPRAIGSGDLIFGGDVSKWQKFANSIRLRMANRAASVSPDAASVRSTILGDAATYPVMTSNDDNAFLYYPGSAPYKEPWQEDSETRDDHAVASYLIDYLVDNSDPRLSVIAKPIEDGSYNGVIPGVSDENIGSIAQYSRIGALYRDNPSGYVPFMRYAEVKFIEAEATRTQSVFEEAIVASCVENGIDAAVAATYAGGFDVNNDTDLFSQKWVSLFKQGHEAWAETRRTDVPVMSAAPAARYPGHTRPPFMYPYPTNEQNLNSANLAPYAADVVDKFWGKQMWWDERTGVQ; this comes from the coding sequence ATGAAAAAGAAATTTCAAAACATATTTAGCTTACTAATTGTCGGATTGCTCATGTTTACTGCATGTACAGACGACTGGGAGGAGATGAATACCGACCCGAACAATCCGACCACAGTACCGGGCACAAACTTGCTTGCCCAATCGATCCGCTATTTCGGTGATTATTATTACGATGCCTGGTTCAATATGAACAATGTTTCAACTTATGCCGGACATCTTGGTAAAATCCAGTACATAGACGAATCTCGTTATTACGAGCGTGAATCAGTTATTAATACAGCCTGGGCAGATTTATATCGCGTTGCGATTGATTTGGAGAATGCCAAAAAATTTGCCCGCCAGGAAGGTAATCCAAACCTTGAGGCAGCAGCATTGACATTCCAGTCTCTTGTACTTCAGATTGGTACAGACAGTTGGAGAGATATGCCGTTTACTGAAGCCATTAGAGGATTAAACGAAATTACCACTCCAGCTTATGATGAGCAGGAAACAATTTATCCTGCCTTGATGGATAGCCTGGCAAAAGCGAATACTATATTTAATGAGGGATCTCCAAGAGCCATTGGTTCAGGTGATTTAATTTTTGGAGGAGATGTTTCAAAATGGCAAAAGTTTGCCAATTCAATTCGTTTACGTATGGCTAACCGTGCAGCTTCTGTTAGTCCCGATGCTGCTTCAGTTCGATCAACAATTCTTGGAGATGCGGCTACTTATCCAGTTATGACTAGTAATGATGACAATGCATTTCTGTATTACCCAGGATCTGCTCCCTACAAAGAGCCCTGGCAAGAAGATTCTGAGACACGTGATGACCACGCAGTTGCAAGCTACCTTATTGATTACTTGGTTGATAATTCAGATCCTCGTTTATCAGTTATAGCCAAGCCAATAGAAGATGGTAGCTATAATGGTGTAATTCCTGGCGTTAGCGATGAAAATATTGGTAGTATTGCGCAATATAGTCGCATTGGTGCACTTTACAGAGATAACCCCTCCGGTTATGTTCCATTTATGCGTTATGCTGAGGTGAAATTCATCGAAGCTGAAGCTACAAGAACACAGTCAGTTTTTGAAGAAGCTATTGTTGCGTCTTGCGTTGAAAATGGAATTGATGCCGCTGTTGCTGCTACATACGCAGGAGGATTTGATGTGAATAATGATACTGATTTGTTTAGTCAAAAATGGGTATCTTTATTTAAGCAAGGTCACGAGGCGTGGGCAGAAACACGTAGAACAGATGTGCCTGTAATGTCAGCTGCACCAGCTGCTCGTTATCCGGGACATACCAGACCTCCGTTTATGTATCCTTACCCAACTAATGAACAAAATTTGAACTCTGCTAATTTAGCACCTTATGCTGCAGATGTCGTAGATAAATTCTGGGGCAAACAAATGTGGTGGGATGAAAGAACAGGTGTACAATAA
- a CDS encoding ComF family protein, protein MVSRHLKYHINDLTADLLNLIWPATCQACGERLFKTEEAICTNCLTQLPRTNYHLWAENDFHKLFWGRIPVMYATAMYLFEKESPYRKLIHKLKYKRMPEIGIVLGREMGYEIKDSVFNEIDLIIPVPLHPKKKKMRGYNQSDMIARGLSEGMDKPWRADILKRDTHTTTQTRKGRYERWENVNSIFSINPKTSVRGMHILVIDDVVTTGATLESCVAELLVNGASHVSLATLAFAHS, encoded by the coding sequence ATGGTAAGCCGCCACCTAAAATATCATATTAACGACCTGACAGCCGATTTGTTAAATCTTATATGGCCTGCCACATGCCAGGCATGTGGCGAAAGACTTTTTAAAACAGAGGAAGCAATTTGCACTAACTGCCTGACCCAACTACCACGTACCAATTATCATCTATGGGCAGAAAATGATTTTCATAAACTTTTCTGGGGCCGTATACCTGTAATGTACGCTACGGCAATGTATTTATTTGAAAAAGAGAGCCCTTACAGGAAACTTATTCATAAGTTGAAATACAAAAGAATGCCTGAAATTGGCATTGTATTGGGACGCGAAATGGGTTATGAAATAAAAGATTCAGTTTTTAATGAAATAGATTTGATAATTCCAGTCCCCCTGCATCCAAAGAAAAAAAAGATGAGAGGCTATAATCAAAGCGATATGATAGCCAGAGGCCTCTCTGAGGGAATGGACAAACCCTGGCGTGCAGACATTCTAAAAAGAGACACACATACAACAACTCAAACCCGCAAAGGTAGATATGAAAGATGGGAAAACGTTAATTCTATCTTCTCAATTAACCCCAAAACCAGTGTGCGCGGCATGCACATACTCGTAATTGATGATGTGGTAACCACCGGTGCTACATTGGAATCGTGCGTGGCAGAACTACTTGTTAATGGAGCAAGCCATGTCTCCCTCGCAACATTGGCCTTTGCTCACAGTTAA
- the metG gene encoding methionine--tRNA ligase, with protein sequence MDYKRYLITSALPYANGPVHIGHLAGVYVPSDIYVRYLRQQGKDVKFICGSDEHGVPITIKARKEGVSPQDIVDRYHELNKSSFERFGISFDIYSRTSNKVHHETAAEFFKDLYQKAEFVEQTSEQYYDKEAGQFLADRYIKGTCPHCNYEEAYGDQCEQCGTSLSPMELINPHSMLTGNNPVKKETTHWYLPLDQYEGHLRKWILEDHKEWKSNVYGQCKSWLDDGLKPRAVTRDLDWGVPVPVEGADGKVLYVWFDAPIGYISATKELTPDWEKYWKDEATKLVHFIGKDNIVFHCIIFPSMLHRAGDYILPDNVPANEFLNLEGDKISTSRNWAVWLHEYLDEFPGKEDVLRYTLTANMPETKDNDFSWADFQARNNNELVAILGNFVNRALVLTHKYYNGEVPDPVEYTEFDKETIEIYQQIRAKVEHALDHYRFREALREAMNLARLGNKYLADTEPWKVVKTDEARTRTIMYVSLQISAALSVLMEPFIPFSAQKLNEMVNAPGITWQDIGNMDLLKPGHKINKAKLLFEKVDDVMVANQRQKLEDTKKQNEAENADVEPSKAEITFEDFTKMDIRVGTILDAEKVKKTKKLLKMTVDTGIDQRTVVSGIAEYFTPEDVVGRQVSILVNLAPRKIRGIESQGMILMAQDADGTLRFVQPSDRVKNGSMVN encoded by the coding sequence ATGGACTACAAACGATATTTAATTACCTCAGCATTACCGTATGCTAACGGACCTGTTCATATTGGACATCTTGCAGGTGTTTATGTGCCATCTGATATTTATGTGCGTTATTTGCGACAACAGGGTAAGGATGTGAAATTTATTTGCGGATCTGATGAGCATGGGGTTCCCATCACCATAAAAGCTCGCAAAGAAGGTGTTTCTCCCCAGGATATTGTAGACCGTTATCATGAGTTGAATAAATCATCATTCGAACGCTTTGGCATTTCATTCGATATATATAGCCGCACGAGCAATAAGGTTCATCATGAAACAGCCGCTGAATTTTTTAAAGATCTTTATCAAAAAGCAGAATTTGTAGAGCAAACTTCAGAGCAATACTACGACAAAGAAGCAGGGCAGTTTTTGGCCGATCGTTACATAAAAGGCACATGCCCTCATTGCAATTACGAAGAGGCATACGGCGATCAGTGTGAGCAATGTGGGACATCTCTTAGTCCAATGGAATTAATAAATCCACACTCTATGCTTACAGGGAACAACCCTGTTAAGAAAGAAACTACCCATTGGTACTTGCCATTGGATCAGTATGAAGGGCATTTGCGGAAATGGATTTTAGAAGATCATAAAGAGTGGAAATCTAACGTCTACGGACAATGCAAATCGTGGCTCGATGACGGACTTAAACCAAGAGCTGTTACCCGGGATTTGGATTGGGGCGTGCCGGTTCCTGTTGAAGGAGCAGATGGGAAAGTGCTATATGTGTGGTTTGATGCGCCAATTGGGTATATTTCTGCTACTAAAGAACTCACGCCCGATTGGGAAAAATACTGGAAAGATGAAGCGACTAAGTTGGTGCATTTTATAGGTAAGGATAATATTGTTTTTCATTGCATTATTTTCCCATCTATGCTGCATCGTGCCGGTGATTATATTTTGCCTGATAATGTGCCTGCCAATGAGTTCCTTAATTTAGAAGGCGATAAAATTTCAACCAGCCGCAATTGGGCTGTTTGGTTGCATGAATACCTTGACGAATTTCCGGGAAAGGAAGATGTATTACGCTATACATTAACGGCCAATATGCCTGAAACAAAAGATAATGACTTCAGTTGGGCTGATTTTCAGGCCAGGAATAATAATGAGCTTGTTGCTATATTGGGCAATTTTGTAAATCGGGCACTCGTGTTAACCCACAAGTATTACAATGGGGAAGTGCCGGACCCTGTTGAATATACAGAATTTGATAAAGAAACCATAGAAATTTATCAGCAGATCAGGGCCAAAGTGGAACATGCGTTGGATCATTACAGGTTTAGAGAAGCTTTACGCGAAGCAATGAACCTTGCCCGACTTGGAAACAAATACCTGGCCGATACTGAACCCTGGAAAGTAGTCAAGACCGATGAAGCACGTACGCGTACCATTATGTATGTCAGTCTTCAAATATCAGCGGCATTGAGTGTGCTCATGGAGCCTTTTATTCCCTTTTCGGCACAAAAGCTCAACGAAATGGTCAATGCCCCTGGTATAACATGGCAGGACATTGGCAATATGGATTTACTGAAGCCCGGGCATAAAATTAATAAGGCGAAGCTGTTGTTTGAAAAGGTTGATGACGTTATGGTTGCCAATCAGCGCCAGAAACTCGAAGATACAAAAAAACAAAATGAGGCTGAAAATGCTGACGTGGAACCATCAAAAGCCGAGATAACGTTCGAGGATTTTACTAAAATGGACATTCGTGTTGGTACGATCCTGGATGCCGAAAAGGTAAAAAAGACCAAGAAGTTGCTTAAAATGACAGTCGATACCGGAATAGACCAACGCACTGTTGTGTCGGGAATTGCTGAATATTTTACACCTGAAGATGTAGTCGGTCGCCAGGTAAGCATTTTGGTAAATCTTGCCCCAAGAAAAATACGGGGAATAGAGTCGCAAGGCATGATATTGATGGCTCAGGATGCTGATGGTACTTTACGGTTTGTACAACCTTCTGATAGGGTTAAGAACGGAAGTATGGTAAACTAA